CGAGGTGACCGGAAAGATCGGATTCGCGAACGCGCAGGTTGCTCTGTTCTGCCACTTGCAGGCGTCCTCGGACCACTTCGACATCCGGTTCGATACCTTGAGCCTGGATCGAGCGGCCATTGGGCGTGTAGTAGAGCGCGGTGGTGAGCTTGAGGCCCTCGCCATTGCCCAGCGGCATGATCTGCTGGACGGAGCCCTTGCCAAAGCTCTCGGTACCCATGATCACTGCACGACGCTGGTCCTGGAGCGCGCCGGCAACGATCTCCGCGGCTGAAGCGCTACCACCATTGATCAGCACGACCAGCGGCACATTGGGCTCGGCGGTGCGTGGTGTCGCCGAGAAACTCATCTGGCTATCCGGCAGACGGCCCTCGGTATAAACGATAAGTCCTTGACTGACAAAGGCATCGACTGCATCGACAGCTGCCTGTAGTACGCCGCCGGGGTTATTGCGCAGATCGAGCACCAGGCCGGAAAGTGGTCCATCCTCACGCAACTCGTCCAGTGCATCCACGACCTGGCTGCCGGTACGTGACTGGAACTGGCTGATGCGCAGATAGCCGTAGCCGGGCTCGAGTATTTCGCTCTTGACGCTCTCGGTGCGAATGATTTCTCGTGTCACGGAAATAGTCCGCGGTGAACCCCCTCCGGCGCTGACGACCGTAATCTGAATACTGGTACCGGGTTCGCCGCGCATCAGGTCCACCGCATCCTGCAGATTCATGCGATCCGTCGGGGTATCGTCGATGCGTAGAATGGTATCGCGAGCCTGCAGACCCGCGCGTTCCGCAGGGGTGTCATCAATGGGAGTGATGACCACCAACTGGCCATTCTCCATGCCGACCTCGATGCCGATGCCACCAAATTCGCCCTCGGTGGTCTCACGGAGGTTCTCGTAGGCGTCGCGATCAAGATAGGCGGAGTGTGGGTCGAGCTCGCTGAGCATGCCGCGCATGGCATTCTTGAGCAGCGTGGCGTCATCGACATCCTCGACGTAGCCGCGCTTGATGCGCTCGAAGACCTCGGAGAATGCCTGGATCTCCGCTACGGGTAGATTATCGTCAGCGGTGCTCTGAGCCATGGCTTGACCGGGCAGCGCCATGACAAGGGCAAGCATCAGCACGATAGCTGGGCGTAGCCCGAAGTCACGAGACCGGAGTCTCAAGGGCGACAGCTTTACAGACAACAGGTTGAGACGCAGGAAGCCTGGAATAGCGGCGAAAGGGTGGGTCATGCTGTCTCCGCGGCGCATTGGACAAGACCCACAGCATAGCCCGCAGTTGTGGGCGATGAAAATGGCCGATAGCAGATTGGCTGAATCCAGAGGGTTGCTTCAGCGCCGCGCAATCCAGCTCTGGGGGTTGATGGGTTCTCCACCGCGGCGAACCTCGAAGTAAAGCCCCGGACTCGAGCGGCCACCGCTATCGCCGACGCGGCCTAGTGTCTGGCCGGTCTCGATACGACTGCCGACTCCGGCATCAAATTGCTGCAGATGCGCGTACAGCGTCATCACGTGGTCGCCGTGATCGACGATCAGCAGGTTACCGAAGCCGCGCATCCAGTCGGCGAACACGACTCGTCCGGTGTGTACTGCCTTGACCGCGGTACCTGCAGGGGCCTGAATCAGGATGCCATTGCGATGTACTCCGCGTCCCTGATGAAAGCGCGACAGCATGTTGCCTTGCACTGGCCAGGGGAGATCACCGCGGGTGCGTTCGATATTGGTTGAGGGCAGCGGCTGGTCGAGGTTGGCTATTGCTTCCTGAACCTCTCGCAACACCCGTTCGGCATGGGCGCGGTCCTGGCTGAGCGCCTCGATACGTGAGGCCTCGGTGTCATAGCGTTGGTTCAGGTCTGAGAGTAGCGCCTGACGCTCTTGAGTCTGCTCGGCGAGCTGCTGGCTACGGCCCTGCAGTTCCGAGGCCAGTTCATCGAGGCGTTGTTGGCGGCTATCCAGTTGGCGTCGGTTCTCGGCCAGTTGCCGATCCAGTTCCGCCAGCGTTTCGATACGGGTGTTGCGGGCCTGGGACAGATGATTGAGGTAGGACTGCAGGCGATCCAGGCGTGCTGGATCATCCTGGTTCAACAGTAGTTTGAGCTGCGGTGTGCGACCGAGGCGATAGAGCGCATTGAGCTGGCGGGCCAGCGCGGCCTGTTGGGCTTCGCGTTCTGTCTCCATGGCACTACGGCGCTGTTCAAGCTCAGCAATGTCCTGGCTCAGCTGACGGCGTTCGGTCTGAATCTGATCCAGTTGACGATTGGTGTCGGCCAATTGGCTTTCGACGGCTTTCAGTTCGTCGCTGGCCTCATCGCGAGCATCGTCAGTTGCGGTCAGCGCCTGGTTGGCTCGTTGGATGCGTTTGCCGATCGCATCGAGCTGAGCCCGGGCTTCGCTCTCGCTGGGAGTCGCCTGGGCCTGGTTGATCACCAGCGGAGTCGACACAGATGCCGGCAGGGGGGCTCCTCCCAGCCATAGGCCAAGGCCTAGACTGGCGATCAGCA
This Halomonas huangheensis DNA region includes the following protein-coding sequences:
- a CDS encoding S41 family peptidase, which codes for MLALVMALPGQAMAQSTADDNLPVAEIQAFSEVFERIKRGYVEDVDDATLLKNAMRGMLSELDPHSAYLDRDAYENLRETTEGEFGGIGIEVGMENGQLVVITPIDDTPAERAGLQARDTILRIDDTPTDRMNLQDAVDLMRGEPGTSIQITVVSAGGGSPRTISVTREIIRTESVKSEILEPGYGYLRISQFQSRTGSQVVDALDELREDGPLSGLVLDLRNNPGGVLQAAVDAVDAFVSQGLIVYTEGRLPDSQMSFSATPRTAEPNVPLVVLINGGSASAAEIVAGALQDQRRAVIMGTESFGKGSVQQIMPLGNGEGLKLTTALYYTPNGRSIQAQGIEPDVEVVRGRLQVAEQSNLRVRESDLSGHLGNNIEDAADSRSERLTDDYQLGEALNLLKALNVIGQR
- a CDS encoding murein hydrolase activator EnvC family protein yields the protein MSRCSQTSSSDLRLAAPASRRCCVVSRHLLIASLGLGLWLGGAPLPASVSTPLVINQAQATPSESEARAQLDAIGKRIQRANQALTATDDARDEASDELKAVESQLADTNRQLDQIQTERRQLSQDIAELEQRRSAMETEREAQQAALARQLNALYRLGRTPQLKLLLNQDDPARLDRLQSYLNHLSQARNTRIETLAELDRQLAENRRQLDSRQQRLDELASELQGRSQQLAEQTQERQALLSDLNQRYDTEASRIEALSQDRAHAERVLREVQEAIANLDQPLPSTNIERTRGDLPWPVQGNMLSRFHQGRGVHRNGILIQAPAGTAVKAVHTGRVVFADWMRGFGNLLIVDHGDHVMTLYAHLQQFDAGVGSRIETGQTLGRVGDSGGRSSPGLYFEVRRGGEPINPQSWIARR